A region of Halalkaliarchaeum desulfuricum DNA encodes the following proteins:
- the nikC gene encoding nickel transporter permease, whose translation MRHNAGVRLGGSIVAVLTIVAVLGPVVSPYDPTAQVLDSRLAAPSLAHPLGTDALGRDVATRLVYGARVSLVLALVATAVRLGVGTAVGLVAGYAGGVVDAALMRLVDIQLAFPGLVLALVVAGVLGPSLTNVLIALSVVGWASYARVVRANVLAVKDRAFVESAQLYGTPPRRVARRHLMPNVVNPVLVLATMNLGSIVLTAAGLSFLGLGAQPPTPEWGTMIAGGREYLRTAPWLVTAPGVAIMVTVIGCNVFGDGLRDVLDPDHLGNRTRRKPT comes from the coding sequence ATGCGGCACAACGCCGGCGTCCGTCTGGGCGGTTCGATCGTGGCGGTGCTGACGATCGTTGCCGTCCTGGGGCCGGTCGTCTCCCCGTACGATCCGACAGCGCAGGTTCTCGACTCCCGGCTTGCGGCACCGTCGCTCGCCCACCCGCTGGGAACGGACGCGCTCGGCCGTGACGTCGCCACGCGACTCGTCTACGGTGCCCGCGTCTCGCTCGTGCTCGCGTTGGTAGCGACGGCGGTTCGGCTGGGCGTGGGAACCGCTGTCGGACTGGTCGCGGGCTATGCAGGCGGGGTCGTCGACGCGGCGCTCATGCGGCTCGTCGACATCCAACTGGCGTTTCCCGGGCTCGTGCTCGCTCTCGTCGTCGCCGGTGTGCTCGGCCCGAGTCTCACGAACGTCCTGATCGCCCTCTCTGTGGTCGGCTGGGCGTCCTACGCCCGTGTCGTCCGGGCGAACGTCCTGGCTGTGAAGGATCGGGCGTTCGTCGAATCCGCCCAGCTCTACGGGACGCCGCCGCGACGCGTCGCCCGCCGCCATCTGATGCCGAACGTCGTCAATCCGGTGCTCGTGCTGGCGACGATGAACCTCGGGTCGATCGTGCTGACCGCGGCCGGGCTCTCGTTTCTGGGGCTGGGCGCACAACCACCGACACCGGAGTGGGGAACGATGATCGCCGGCGGCCGCGAGTACCTCCGTACGGCCCCGTGGCTCGTCACGGCCCCGGGCGTGGCAATCATGGTCACCGTCATCGGATGCAACGTCTTCGGTGACGGTCTCCGGGACGTTCTCGACCCCGATCATCTCGGAAATCGTACCAGGAGGAAGCCAACGTGA
- a CDS encoding dipeptide ABC transporter ATP-binding protein: protein MTLTVENLHVRFPTGSAPVRAVNGASFEVGDGEIVGLVGESGCGKSVTARSIVRLEAPGEIARGTITFDGTDLTTAGKPTLRRLRNRELGIVFQHPSEALNPVYTVGEQIAEALCADRQPDDQPDSRSLVGALLSRARTRLDTEPTRHRVVELLAEVGMPQPADRVDAYPHQLSEGMCERVMLAIALARRPSVLVADEPTTALDTTTQAAILDRLATLNESFGMGMLLISHDLGVVSRICDRIVVMYEGTVVETGPTGAVLSDPVHPYTKSLLACRPGWTDPGNRLPTVGGRPSSETGGDGCAFADRCPAAVEHCRRSTPPVVSVSDAHTVRCGVSDARESPLRALSNRGEREDVPGDTTHARKSSDGGSTAPPVELDGVTKSFRTDDGLLARLRKTTDRLTAVSDVSLKLEAGETLTLVGESGCGKTTLARLIAGLETPDRGTVRLHGEPVGGVESRQPDQLEAVGVVFQNPATSLNPRRTVRAAIAEPLVEAGWSPSRRQDRIENLLELVDLRPDHAERYPRQLSGGQRQRVAIARALALEPSVLVLDEPTTALDVSVQARILNLLSDLQAELGVTYLFVTHDLEVARHVADRVAVMYLGALFETGPAEQVLSEPRHPYTGTLMSAAPGTEGATVGDLAGEPPDPTEQPAGCAYHDRCPIADETCETSRPPVVTVGDGRSRCHHVDAWFRYHSRTKTGTRTDTVANDDIRTDTASNDRVQKRQTND, encoded by the coding sequence GTGACCCTCACCGTCGAGAACCTTCACGTCCGGTTTCCGACGGGATCTGCCCCCGTCCGCGCGGTCAACGGCGCGTCCTTCGAAGTCGGGGACGGGGAGATCGTCGGGCTGGTCGGCGAAAGCGGCTGTGGGAAGTCGGTGACCGCCCGCTCGATCGTCAGGCTCGAAGCGCCCGGCGAGATCGCCCGTGGAACCATTACCTTCGATGGGACGGACCTGACGACCGCCGGGAAGCCGACACTGCGTCGGCTTCGCAACCGGGAGCTCGGGATCGTCTTCCAGCACCCTTCGGAGGCGCTGAACCCGGTCTACACCGTCGGCGAGCAGATCGCCGAGGCGCTTTGCGCCGATCGACAGCCGGACGATCAACCGGACAGTCGATCGCTCGTGGGAGCGCTGTTGTCCCGGGCGAGAACACGACTCGACACCGAACCTACCCGACACCGTGTCGTCGAGTTACTCGCGGAGGTCGGCATGCCCCAGCCCGCCGACCGCGTCGACGCCTATCCACACCAGCTCAGCGAGGGGATGTGCGAACGAGTGATGCTCGCGATCGCCCTCGCACGACGACCGTCCGTCCTCGTCGCCGACGAACCGACGACCGCGCTCGACACGACCACACAGGCCGCGATCCTGGATCGTCTCGCGACGCTCAACGAGTCGTTCGGGATGGGGATGCTCCTCATCAGCCACGATTTGGGCGTCGTGTCCCGAATCTGTGACCGTATCGTCGTCATGTACGAGGGGACCGTCGTCGAGACGGGACCGACCGGGGCGGTGCTGAGCGATCCGGTCCACCCGTACACCAAATCGCTGTTGGCGTGTCGTCCCGGCTGGACCGACCCCGGGAACCGACTGCCGACAGTCGGCGGCCGTCCCTCCTCCGAGACCGGGGGCGACGGCTGTGCGTTCGCTGACCGCTGTCCGGCCGCGGTCGAACACTGCCGGCGGTCGACGCCCCCGGTCGTCTCCGTGTCCGACGCCCACACCGTCCGCTGTGGGGTGTCCGACGCACGGGAAAGCCCCCTCCGGGCGCTTTCGAACCGCGGCGAGCGGGAGGATGTCCCCGGCGATACGACACATGCACGCAAATCGTCGGATGGGGGTTCGACCGCCCCGCCGGTCGAACTCGACGGAGTCACGAAATCCTTCCGCACCGACGACGGACTCTTGGCTCGGCTCCGCAAAACGACAGATCGGCTGACAGCAGTGTCGGACGTCTCGCTGAAACTCGAGGCCGGCGAGACCCTGACGCTGGTCGGCGAATCGGGATGCGGGAAAACGACGCTGGCGCGACTGATCGCCGGTCTCGAGACGCCCGACAGGGGAACCGTTCGGCTGCACGGCGAGCCGGTCGGTGGTGTCGAGTCCCGGCAGCCAGACCAGCTCGAAGCGGTCGGCGTCGTCTTCCAGAACCCCGCAACCAGCCTCAATCCCCGTCGAACCGTCCGTGCGGCGATCGCGGAACCGCTCGTCGAAGCCGGGTGGTCCCCCTCGCGTCGACAGGATCGCATCGAGAACCTCCTCGAACTGGTCGACCTCCGGCCGGACCACGCCGAGCGGTATCCGCGCCAGCTCTCGGGCGGGCAACGACAGCGCGTCGCGATCGCCCGTGCGCTCGCGCTCGAACCGTCGGTGCTCGTCCTCGACGAGCCGACGACCGCCCTGGACGTCTCGGTCCAGGCGCGGATCCTCAACCTGCTTTCGGACCTGCAGGCGGAACTCGGGGTGACGTATCTGTTCGTCACCCACGACCTCGAAGTCGCCCGTCACGTCGCCGACAGGGTCGCCGTGATGTATCTCGGGGCGCTTTTCGAGACCGGCCCGGCCGAACAGGTGCTCTCGGAACCGCGCCACCCCTATACCGGGACGCTGATGAGCGCCGCGCCGGGTACCGAAGGCGCCACAGTGGGCGACCTGGCGGGCGAGCCACCGGATCCGACGGAGCAGCCCGCCGGCTGTGCGTACCACGACCGGTGTCCGATCGCCGACGAGACGTGTGAAACGTCCCGACCACCGGTCGTCACCGTCGGCGACGGACGTTCGCGGTGCCATCACGTTGACGCGTGGTTCCGGTACCACTCGCGAACAAAAACGGGAACGAGAACGGACACAGTCGCGAACGACGACATCCGGACGGACACGGCCTCGAACGACAGGGTTCAAAAACGACAAACAAATGACTGA
- a CDS encoding ABC transporter substrate-binding protein, whose protein sequence is MTDLTAGEFDRRTVLQTTAAAGILGVAGCLGGDERAALHVGSPWGIDRDPLESGYALRRVGITEALVGVSHDVEPTPSLATDWEQVTQTRWEFTLREGVTFHDGRQLDARTALPSLRRAASSNAFANVPVRSVEAVDDVTIAIETETPFAPLLAHMSRHEAVVLSPDALDDDPIEPIGTGPFVFDSLETGAELRARRNEEYHGTVPSVESVRYEVVEDDQTRRLKLENGELEMARILPQEFVADLEAADGIDVYTPTIPRLRFLTFDTQSAPFDDSRVRRAVTHGIDRAAITESVLEGIDDPVGEPIPPVMSSWADPDVDGPQYDPERADDLLSTAGWTTGSDGTRTNGDERLSVDCYTYDARSLPLIGEVLQSQLADIGIEFELAILEYGTMVDRISRDPFDAYLTSWNWHYPDPDRLTDLFHSAGALQHGWNNDRVDRLLEEARASFDPEIRRQKYHAVQSAVLDDVPIAVLTGYTNVIATSADVRGYDPHPAETQYGLEHVNLEGK, encoded by the coding sequence ATGACTGATCTGACAGCAGGCGAATTCGACCGACGCACCGTCCTGCAAACGACCGCGGCCGCCGGCATCCTCGGCGTTGCCGGCTGTCTGGGTGGAGACGAGCGGGCGGCGTTACACGTCGGCTCACCGTGGGGCATCGACAGGGATCCCCTCGAATCCGGGTACGCCCTCCGTCGGGTCGGAATCACCGAAGCGCTGGTGGGCGTTTCTCACGACGTCGAACCGACCCCGAGCCTGGCGACCGACTGGGAGCAGGTCACACAGACGCGCTGGGAGTTCACGCTCCGGGAGGGCGTGACCTTCCACGACGGCCGGCAGCTCGATGCCCGGACTGCGCTCCCGTCGCTCCGTCGCGCCGCCAGCTCGAACGCGTTCGCCAACGTCCCGGTCCGGAGCGTCGAGGCCGTCGACGACGTGACGATCGCCATCGAAACCGAGACGCCGTTCGCGCCGCTTTTGGCTCACATGTCCCGCCACGAGGCGGTCGTGTTGAGTCCCGACGCCCTGGATGACGACCCAATCGAACCGATCGGGACCGGCCCGTTCGTTTTCGACTCGCTGGAGACCGGGGCCGAACTGCGTGCCCGAAGAAATGAGGAGTATCACGGCACGGTTCCGTCGGTCGAGTCTGTCCGATACGAGGTCGTCGAGGACGATCAGACCCGCCGGCTGAAACTCGAGAACGGCGAACTCGAGATGGCCCGCATCCTGCCCCAGGAGTTCGTCGCGGATCTGGAAGCGGCGGACGGGATCGACGTGTACACGCCGACGATCCCCCGGCTCCGGTTTCTGACGTTCGATACACAGTCCGCCCCGTTCGACGACAGCCGCGTTCGGCGGGCGGTCACCCACGGGATCGACAGGGCCGCGATCACCGAATCGGTCCTCGAGGGAATCGATGACCCGGTGGGCGAGCCGATCCCGCCGGTGATGTCCAGCTGGGCCGATCCCGACGTCGACGGACCGCAGTACGACCCGGAGCGAGCCGACGACCTGTTGTCGACCGCGGGATGGACGACGGGATCGGACGGGACCCGAACGAACGGAGACGAACGGCTGTCAGTCGACTGTTACACCTACGACGCCCGGAGCCTGCCCCTGATTGGCGAGGTGCTCCAGAGTCAACTCGCCGACATCGGAATCGAGTTCGAACTCGCGATCCTCGAGTACGGAACCATGGTCGATCGAATCTCCCGGGATCCGTTCGACGCGTATCTGACCTCCTGGAACTGGCATTATCCGGATCCGGACAGGCTCACCGACCTGTTTCACTCTGCGGGAGCGCTCCAGCACGGGTGGAACAACGACCGGGTGGATCGCCTGCTGGAGGAAGCCAGAGCGAGTTTCGATCCGGAAATTCGCCGACAGAAATACCACGCTGTCCAGTCGGCAGTCCTCGATGACGTGCCGATAGCCGTATTGACGGGCTACACGAACGTGATCGCGACATCGGCAGACGTCCGCGGTTACGACCCCCATCCGGCCGAGACGCAGTACGGGCTCGAACACGTCAATCTGGAGGGGAAATGA
- a CDS encoding class I SAM-dependent methyltransferase — MTDRDSPAETSKTAVERYWAGRADEYDSDGISGIHSTDQRDAWLDRLRAWTGEHPRDVLDVGCGTGVISLLLSDLGHNVTGVDIAAEMIDRARSKADSRELSAGFCIGDAVSLPFPDDRFDVLTARCGFATSNRPSRFPRTPSRRGSPS; from the coding sequence ATGACTGACAGGGATTCACCGGCGGAAACCAGCAAAACAGCGGTCGAACGCTACTGGGCTGGTCGAGCCGACGAATACGACAGTGACGGAATCTCCGGCATCCACAGCACAGACCAGCGTGACGCCTGGTTGGACCGGCTTCGGGCGTGGACGGGTGAACATCCCCGTGACGTCCTCGACGTCGGGTGTGGGACCGGCGTCATCTCGTTGTTGCTTTCGGATCTGGGCCACAACGTCACCGGAGTCGACATCGCCGCCGAGATGATCGACCGGGCCCGTTCGAAAGCCGACAGCCGGGAACTCTCGGCCGGTTTTTGCATCGGCGACGCGGTGTCGTTGCCGTTTCCGGACGATCGATTCGACGTGTTGACGGCCCGCTGCGGTTTCGCGACCTCGAATCGACCCTCGAGGTTCCCCCGAACACCCTCTCGACGCGGCTCGCCGAGTTGA
- a CDS encoding winged helix-turn-helix transcriptional regulator produces the protein MRFRDLESTLEVPPNTLSTRLAELTDAGLLSRTAYDEVPPRVEYEPTEKARALFPAFGHLHVWAHEYELATETE, from the coding sequence CTGCGGTTTCGCGACCTCGAATCGACCCTCGAGGTTCCCCCGAACACCCTCTCGACGCGGCTCGCCGAGTTGACCGACGCCGGACTGCTCTCGCGAACTGCCTACGACGAAGTTCCCCCGCGTGTGGAGTACGAACCGACCGAGAAGGCGCGGGCGCTGTTTCCCGCCTTCGGCCACCTCCACGTCTGGGCACACGAATACGAACTGGCGACGGAAACTGAGTGA
- a CDS encoding DUF7853 family protein: protein MSSSQHTGRSVAVSIPREEQWTLHHVLLDRIERERTAESPELGPPSIEVYRAFDRLDDGETAFTLAQLEAVQSVLSAYHHAPTDWELDRPEIEALLVRVSDAIERAEAT from the coding sequence ATGTCCAGTTCACAGCACACAGGTCGGTCGGTCGCGGTATCGATCCCACGGGAGGAGCAGTGGACGCTACACCACGTGCTCCTCGACCGGATCGAACGAGAACGCACGGCGGAGTCCCCGGAGCTGGGGCCCCCGTCGATCGAGGTGTATCGGGCGTTCGATCGCCTGGACGACGGCGAGACAGCGTTCACGCTCGCACAGCTCGAGGCGGTGCAGTCGGTGCTGTCGGCGTATCACCACGCACCGACCGACTGGGAGCTCGACCGGCCGGAGATCGAGGCGCTGTTAGTCCGCGTCTCGGACGCGATCGAGAGGGCGGAGGCGACGTAG
- a CDS encoding HVO_2922 family protein, translating into MTDETLHESTEVQKRGRLATFFGRLADRFRSGEAVPIDDGQSVTIDPPAEAEMEVELTRDGDDIHLDIGLEWPEDGGQIETDVVASKARFEVYEDRGGNVRWRLVHRNGNVIADSGEGYASKQKAKQGLESVRRNAPGAFVVDESKDEEAPPEGGSNATFELFEDVEGRWRWRLRHENGNVIADSGQGYASKQKAKQGLGSVQKNVGGAPVEETDS; encoded by the coding sequence ATGACTGATGAGACGCTCCACGAGTCTACAGAGGTACAAAAGCGCGGCCGACTGGCGACGTTCTTCGGTCGGCTGGCCGATCGGTTCCGGAGCGGCGAGGCGGTCCCGATCGACGACGGCCAGAGCGTGACGATCGATCCGCCCGCGGAGGCGGAGATGGAGGTCGAACTCACGCGGGATGGCGACGACATCCACCTCGACATCGGGCTCGAGTGGCCCGAAGACGGGGGACAAATCGAGACTGACGTCGTCGCCAGCAAGGCTCGCTTCGAGGTGTACGAGGACAGGGGTGGGAACGTCCGCTGGCGGCTCGTCCACCGCAACGGCAACGTGATCGCCGACTCCGGCGAGGGATACGCATCCAAACAGAAGGCCAAGCAGGGACTGGAGAGCGTCCGGCGCAACGCTCCGGGCGCGTTCGTCGTCGACGAGTCGAAAGACGAGGAGGCACCTCCCGAGGGCGGCAGCAACGCGACGTTCGAACTGTTCGAGGACGTCGAGGGGCGCTGGCGCTGGCGGCTCCGCCACGAGAACGGTAACGTCATCGCGGATTCGGGGCAGGGGTACGCCTCCAAACAGAAGGCAAAACAGGGGCTCGGAAGCGTCCAGAAGAACGTCGGCGGGGCGCCCGTCGAGGAAACCGATTCCTAG
- a CDS encoding cysteine hydrolase family protein, which produces MSEFTFDSDSTALVVVDMQNGFCHPDGSLYAPGSEDALDPISTLLDRAREADTQVVFTRDVHPPEQFEDAHYYDEFEQWGEHVLEGSWEAEIHDDLEVRPEDHVVEKHTYDAFYRTELEGWLKTRHLRDLVICGTLANVCVLHTAGSAGLRDFRPVLVEDALGAIEADHREYAVDHADWLFGERTTVEEIRFGD; this is translated from the coding sequence ATGAGCGAGTTCACGTTCGATTCCGACAGCACCGCACTCGTTGTGGTGGACATGCAAAACGGCTTCTGTCATCCCGACGGGAGCCTCTATGCCCCAGGCAGCGAAGATGCGCTCGACCCAATCTCGACACTCCTGGACAGGGCCCGCGAGGCGGACACCCAGGTGGTGTTCACTCGGGATGTCCACCCACCCGAGCAGTTCGAGGACGCCCACTACTACGACGAGTTCGAGCAGTGGGGCGAACACGTGCTGGAGGGCTCCTGGGAGGCGGAGATCCACGACGACCTCGAGGTCAGACCCGAGGATCACGTCGTCGAGAAGCACACTTACGACGCCTTTTACCGGACCGAACTGGAGGGGTGGCTAAAGACGAGACACCTCCGGGACCTGGTGATCTGTGGGACACTGGCGAACGTCTGTGTGCTCCACACCGCCGGCAGCGCCGGACTGCGGGACTTCCGACCGGTGCTGGTCGAGGACGCGCTGGGTGCGATCGAAGCGGATCACCGAGAGTACGCCGTCGACCACGCCGACTGGCTGTTCGGCGAACGGACGACAGTCGAGGAAATCAGGTTTGGGGACTGA
- a CDS encoding YlaK family protein has translation MTTLVADASALVSLGVVADAEPEPLALCLARYEVVVPAVVLEELQEISSYDDAHGRAATVVLDRTDVLDVQSVELDVGFPLDDGENAAVTLANELGAGLLLCDEFSQLGLIHASLSDTRLVTTPTLLSVLVRTDRLSVTDARTLLDEISDARSWEANSYVRRARSLFEGS, from the coding sequence ATGACGACGCTCGTCGCAGACGCCTCCGCTCTCGTCAGTCTCGGAGTTGTCGCCGACGCGGAACCCGAACCGCTCGCGCTGTGTCTGGCTCGCTACGAAGTCGTCGTCCCGGCAGTTGTTCTCGAAGAGCTCCAGGAGATCTCCTCGTACGATGACGCACACGGTCGTGCCGCAACTGTTGTCCTCGATCGAACAGATGTTCTCGACGTTCAGTCGGTCGAACTCGACGTCGGGTTTCCGCTCGACGACGGAGAGAACGCTGCTGTCACTCTCGCGAACGAACTCGGTGCTGGACTCCTCCTCTGTGACGAATTCTCACAACTCGGGTTGATCCACGCGTCGCTTTCGGATACCAGGCTCGTGACGACACCGACGCTGCTTTCGGTACTCGTTCGAACCGATCGGCTGTCCGTCACCGATGCTCGTACACTCCTCGACGAGATCAGTGATGCCCGCAGCTGGGAGGCGAACAGCTACGTTCGACGGGCTCGTTCGTTGTTCGAAGGGTCCTGA
- a CDS encoding aminopeptidase, with protein MDERVSEHAQLLVDWSARIEPGDDVVVSVAEDAHDLAEAVAETLGERGANPMFTYASDELTRAYLQAHDGEFEPDPDHELALYEAADVVLRLGGGRNTAAMADVPPDRKQAHSRARKGIREARMATDWVSTVHPTRSLAQQAGMAYEEYREFVYDAVLRDWEALAEEMQQLKEILDAGSEVTLRKERTDLTMSIEGRTAVNSCASVAYDSHNLPSGEVFTAPAATEGEVSFDVPMTINGKRLRDVHLTFEGGEVVDFSAGENEAELASILETDDGARRLGELGIGMNRGIDRYTDNILFDEKMGETVHLALGRAYDACLPEGESGNDSAVHVDLITGMDEDATLSVDGEVIQRDGRFRWEDGFDG; from the coding sequence ATGGACGAGCGCGTCTCCGAACACGCACAGCTTTTGGTCGACTGGAGCGCCCGGATCGAACCGGGCGACGACGTCGTGGTCTCGGTCGCCGAGGATGCCCACGATCTGGCGGAGGCAGTCGCCGAAACGTTGGGCGAGCGCGGGGCCAACCCGATGTTCACCTACGCCTCCGACGAGCTGACGCGGGCGTACCTGCAGGCGCACGACGGGGAGTTCGAGCCGGACCCGGACCACGAACTCGCGCTGTACGAGGCGGCCGACGTGGTGTTGCGCCTCGGCGGCGGACGGAACACGGCCGCGATGGCGGACGTTCCCCCCGACCGCAAGCAGGCGCACTCGCGGGCCCGGAAGGGGATCCGCGAGGCCCGGATGGCGACCGACTGGGTGTCGACCGTCCATCCGACCCGGTCGCTGGCCCAGCAGGCGGGGATGGCATACGAGGAGTACCGGGAGTTCGTCTACGACGCGGTGTTGCGCGACTGGGAGGCGCTGGCCGAGGAGATGCAGCAACTGAAGGAGATCCTGGACGCGGGAAGCGAAGTCACGCTCCGAAAGGAGCGGACCGATCTGACGATGTCGATCGAGGGACGCACCGCGGTCAACTCCTGTGCGTCGGTGGCGTACGACTCGCACAACCTGCCCTCCGGCGAGGTGTTCACCGCGCCGGCGGCGACCGAGGGCGAGGTGTCCTTCGACGTGCCGATGACGATCAACGGCAAGCGCCTGCGGGACGTGCACTTGACCTTCGAGGGCGGCGAAGTTGTCGATTTCTCCGCCGGGGAGAACGAGGCGGAACTGGCGTCGATCCTCGAAACCGACGATGGCGCCCGCCGTCTCGGCGAACTCGGGATCGGGATGAATCGCGGGATCGACCGCTACACGGACAACATCCTGTTCGACGAGAAGATGGGCGAGACGGTCCACCTGGCGCTCGGGCGGGCGTACGACGCCTGCCTCCCGGAGGGCGAGTCGGGCAACGACTCGGCGGTCCACGTCGACCTGATAACTGGCATGGACGAGGATGCGACACTATCGGTCGATGGCGAGGTGATCCAGCGCGACGGGCGGTTCCGATGGGAAGACGGGTTCGACGGCTAG
- a CDS encoding radical SAM protein has product MISEGCEQCAKGGKLVLFVYGYCDQRDCFYCPLGENRKNVTDVYANERLVESDEDVLEEARLMDALGSSVTGGEPQEAMERTCHYIRLLKDEFGEDHHIHLYTGITGGRENMRRLAEAGLDEIRFHPPLELWGDLHGTEWEEILYIAREEGITPAFEIPGIRAEPEFLEFLDEGAAEFCNVNEFEMSQGNYRRMQQEGFELQEGHMSAVDGSKNAILEEMAAHERVYFCTSVFKDAAQHRNRLKRMARNIRREFDEVTDDGTIVYGKTRTDPERFEQLGVPEEFYAAKRNHVEIAWWLLEEMIEEGDLADGEIVEQYPTVDGTVVERTPLA; this is encoded by the coding sequence ATGATCTCCGAGGGCTGCGAGCAGTGCGCCAAAGGCGGGAAGCTGGTGCTTTTCGTATACGGGTACTGCGACCAGCGCGACTGCTTTTACTGTCCACTCGGGGAGAACCGCAAGAACGTCACGGACGTGTACGCCAACGAGCGGCTCGTCGAGTCCGACGAGGACGTTCTCGAAGAGGCCCGGCTGATGGACGCGCTAGGCTCGTCGGTCACCGGCGGCGAACCCCAGGAGGCGATGGAGCGGACTTGCCACTACATCCGCCTTTTGAAAGACGAGTTCGGCGAGGATCACCACATCCACCTGTACACCGGGATCACCGGCGGGCGGGAGAACATGCGCCGGCTCGCGGAAGCCGGTCTCGACGAGATCCGGTTTCACCCCCCGCTCGAACTGTGGGGCGACCTCCACGGCACCGAGTGGGAAGAGATCCTCTATATCGCCCGTGAGGAGGGGATCACCCCGGCCTTCGAGATCCCGGGAATCCGCGCGGAGCCGGAGTTCCTGGAGTTTCTCGACGAGGGCGCCGCGGAGTTTTGCAACGTAAACGAATTCGAGATGAGTCAGGGGAACTACCGCCGGATGCAACAGGAGGGGTTCGAGCTCCAGGAGGGGCACATGTCCGCCGTCGACGGATCGAAGAACGCGATCCTCGAGGAGATGGCCGCCCACGAGCGCGTCTACTTCTGTACCAGCGTGTTCAAGGACGCCGCCCAGCACCGCAACCGGCTCAAACGGATGGCCAGAAACATTCGCCGGGAGTTCGACGAGGTGACCGACGACGGCACCATCGTCTACGGGAAGACCCGCACGGATCCCGAACGGTTCGAGCAACTGGGCGTCCCCGAGGAGTTTTATGCCGCAAAGCGGAACCACGTCGAAATCGCCTGGTGGCTGCTCGAGGAGATGATCGAGGAGGGCGATCTCGCGGACGGGGAAATCGTCGAACAGTACCCCACCGTCGACGGGACCGTCGTCGAACGCACGCCGTTGGCGTGA
- a CDS encoding OsmC family protein has protein sequence MSQKQKQSDRDSVPTFGVTATAETATKTTVEAREFEFVIDEPEELGGENDGPNPVEYLAGSLAGCLNVVCHLVADEYGIEIDDLEFEIEGALDPSKLLEDAAGVRAGYQGLRVEITATTDADEATLQKWLAAVEDRCPVTDNVANETPVAIELTTR, from the coding sequence GTGAGCCAGAAACAGAAACAATCCGACCGCGACTCCGTACCGACCTTCGGCGTGACTGCAACCGCCGAAACCGCCACGAAAACGACTGTCGAAGCCCGCGAGTTCGAGTTCGTCATCGACGAACCCGAGGAGCTCGGCGGCGAGAACGACGGACCAAATCCCGTCGAATATCTGGCGGGATCGCTGGCCGGCTGTCTGAACGTCGTCTGCCACCTCGTCGCCGACGAGTACGGCATCGAGATCGACGACCTCGAATTCGAGATCGAAGGCGCACTCGACCCCTCGAAACTGCTCGAGGACGCCGCGGGCGTCCGGGCGGGCTACCAGGGGCTTCGCGTGGAGATCACGGCGACGACCGACGCCGACGAGGCCACCCTCCAGAAGTGGCTCGCAGCCGTGGAGGATCGCTGTCCAGTGACCGACAACGTCGCCAACGAGACGCCGGTCGCGATCGAACTGACGACGCGATAA
- a CDS encoding vitamin K epoxide reductase family protein — protein sequence MGTSTKNVFDYEWEYSPRVTTLFGVFTAVALVGWLVTVVLTSIHMFALPAIPADAPVQGSIEVITSSWAYVFGIPLATLGGFYYLTTIGLALWWFDTRHPLIIKILTPITASGVLASAYFVWLQLVPIGEICPFCMMSASATVILFGLELGILRISDTPSLGSMLGDFGTVIGATRFSQILVPVVIGVLTILGMFIVPMLPLPDPVPFV from the coding sequence ATGGGTACATCGACCAAGAACGTGTTCGATTACGAGTGGGAGTATTCACCGCGGGTGACGACCCTTTTCGGGGTTTTCACCGCTGTAGCGCTTGTTGGCTGGCTGGTGACGGTTGTGCTGACGTCGATTCACATGTTCGCACTGCCTGCAATTCCGGCCGACGCGCCGGTGCAGGGTAGCATCGAGGTGATCACGAGTTCGTGGGCGTACGTGTTCGGCATCCCGCTGGCGACGCTGGGCGGGTTCTACTACCTGACCACGATCGGGCTGGCGCTGTGGTGGTTCGACACCCGGCACCCGCTGATCATCAAGATCCTCACGCCGATCACCGCCTCCGGCGTCCTGGCGTCGGCGTACTTCGTGTGGCTCCAGCTGGTCCCGATCGGCGAGATCTGCCCGTTCTGCATGATGTCAGCAAGCGCGACGGTGATCCTGTTCGGGCTCGAACTGGGCATCCTCCGGATCAGTGACACCCCGTCGCTGGGGAGCATGCTCGGCGACTTTGGGACGGTCATCGGCGCCACCCGGTTCTCGCAGATCCTCGTTCCGGTCGTGATCGGGGTGTTGACGATCCTCGGAATGTTCATTGTTCCGATGCTTCCGCTCCCGGATCCGGTCCCGTTCGTCTGA